One genomic window of Caballeronia sp. SBC1 includes the following:
- a CDS encoding RidA family protein produces the protein MTSAPVPANPDSPAMRLEALGLVLPKVPVPRGAFKPFSRSGALIFLAGQICEWEGGVRYAGPVGTEQDLEAGQRAAQICGLNLLAALHLALDGDLDRVVSCHRMGGFVYCTPGYPDVPKVINGASDLMFAVFGERGRHARTAVGVATLPAGASVEVDAIFEVR, from the coding sequence ATGACCTCCGCGCCCGTTCCAGCCAACCCGGATTCGCCCGCCATGCGCCTCGAGGCGCTCGGACTCGTCTTGCCGAAAGTGCCTGTGCCTCGCGGCGCGTTCAAGCCTTTCTCACGATCGGGCGCGCTGATTTTCCTGGCGGGACAGATTTGCGAATGGGAAGGCGGGGTTCGATACGCCGGTCCCGTTGGCACCGAGCAGGATCTTGAAGCGGGGCAACGGGCCGCGCAAATTTGCGGACTCAACCTGCTTGCAGCACTTCATCTCGCACTCGATGGCGACCTCGACCGCGTGGTCAGTTGTCATCGGATGGGCGGGTTTGTGTATTGCACGCCGGGTTATCCTGACGTGCCGAAAGTGATCAACGGAGCCTCCGATCTCATGTTCGCGGTGTTCGGCGAACGGGGGCGGCACGCTCGGACCGCGGTTGGCGTGGCTACGCTTCCAGCGGGGGCGTCGGTGGAGGTGGATGCGATCTTTGAAGTCCGTTGA
- a CDS encoding amidohydrolase family protein: protein MHSSLLITNVRLPDGTPVDIAVSDGRIEEIGPNLQRGADVVRENGEGALVLPGFVEGHTHLDKTNWGLPWYRNEVGPRLIDRIENERSWRASTGHDAGAQSLALARAFLAAGTTRLRTHVDIDTDAGLRHLHGVLATRETLADVMEIQVVAFPQSGMLRRPGTDALLSDALKAGADVLGALDPALIDQDPVASLDTTFEIANRHQQPIDIHLHEPGEVGAFTFNLLLDRVKALGMQGRVVVSHAFCLGQLPDRERDALLARIADLDVALLTTAPPSVAVPSMRACIEAGVTLFAGNDGIRDTWTPFGKPDMLERAMFVGMRYGLRRDEDLALAFDCVSTLGAWACGFKDYGLHEGAQADLVLVDAETVAQAVVSRPVRKLVVARGRIVARDGVASI from the coding sequence GTGCACAGTAGCTTGTTGATCACGAATGTCCGTTTGCCGGACGGTACCCCTGTGGATATTGCTGTCAGCGACGGACGGATAGAAGAAATCGGTCCGAACCTGCAGCGCGGTGCTGACGTCGTGCGCGAAAACGGCGAGGGTGCGCTGGTCCTGCCCGGGTTCGTTGAAGGCCATACGCATCTCGACAAGACGAACTGGGGCCTGCCGTGGTATCGCAACGAAGTGGGTCCGAGGCTTATCGACAGGATCGAGAACGAACGATCGTGGCGCGCGAGCACGGGACACGACGCGGGTGCGCAATCGCTTGCACTTGCGCGCGCTTTTCTCGCAGCGGGAACGACGCGGCTTAGAACGCATGTGGATATAGACACGGACGCCGGGCTCAGGCATTTGCATGGCGTGCTGGCGACGCGCGAAACGCTGGCCGATGTCATGGAGATACAGGTCGTGGCGTTTCCGCAGTCCGGCATGCTGCGCCGTCCAGGGACCGACGCGCTGCTAAGCGACGCGCTGAAGGCCGGCGCCGACGTGCTCGGCGCGCTGGACCCTGCGCTCATCGACCAGGACCCGGTCGCCTCGCTGGACACCACGTTCGAGATCGCAAACCGCCATCAGCAGCCTATTGATATCCATCTTCACGAACCCGGCGAAGTAGGCGCGTTCACGTTTAACCTGCTGCTTGACCGCGTCAAGGCGTTGGGCATGCAGGGGCGTGTTGTCGTCAGTCACGCGTTTTGTTTGGGGCAGTTGCCGGATCGCGAGCGCGATGCGTTGTTAGCGAGGATCGCGGATCTCGACGTTGCGCTGTTGACTACGGCGCCGCCATCCGTGGCCGTGCCTTCAATGCGCGCTTGTATCGAGGCGGGCGTGACGCTGTTTGCGGGTAACGACGGAATACGCGATACATGGACGCCTTTCGGCAAGCCTGACATGCTCGAGCGGGCGATGTTCGTCGGTATGCGCTACGGCCTCCGGCGAGATGAAGACCTCGCGCTTGCGTTTGACTGCGTCAGTACATTGGGCGCGTGGGCATGTGGGTTCAAGGACTATGGGCTGCACGAAGGCGCCCAGGCTGATCTTGTTCTCGTAGACGCTGAGACAGTGGCTCAAGCAGTTGTTTCGCGACCGGTCCGCAAGCTCGTGGTTGCACGCGGCAGGATTGTTGCGCGCGATGGAGTTGCATCAATATGA
- a CDS encoding GNAT family N-acetyltransferase codes for MKLIAERLYLRDLEPSDIDAVHEYASSIEVVLHQEWGPNTIEQTREYVAGCVRGNSLPDRTTLELAAVLNDGSLIGSYRASLSEDGTEAEIGYSLNPRYWNKGYATEAAKRLVDYLVSELQVREIFATSRPENLASIHVLEKLGMRQVDLYRKNVLIRGEWRDTLVFSVKV; via the coding sequence ATGAAACTGATCGCCGAGCGTCTTTATCTCAGGGATCTGGAGCCGTCAGATATTGACGCAGTGCACGAGTATGCAAGCTCTATTGAGGTCGTGTTGCATCAGGAGTGGGGCCCCAACACGATCGAGCAGACGAGGGAATATGTAGCAGGCTGTGTGCGGGGGAATTCGTTGCCCGACAGAACAACTCTGGAACTGGCAGCAGTACTTAACGATGGCAGTCTGATAGGCAGCTACCGGGCAAGTCTGTCGGAAGATGGTACGGAGGCAGAGATCGGCTATTCACTCAATCCTCGCTATTGGAACAAGGGCTACGCGACCGAAGCGGCGAAGCGGTTGGTCGACTACCTGGTGAGCGAGCTGCAAGTGCGGGAAATCTTCGCGACTAGCCGCCCGGAGAATCTCGCGTCCATTCATGTCCTGGAGAAACTCGGGATGCGGCAGGTGGATCTTTATCGCAAGAACGTGCTGATCAGGGGAGAGTGGCGCGACACGCTGGTATTTTCCGTGAAAGTTTGA
- a CDS encoding methyl-accepting chemotaxis protein: MDRLSLNTKLWLALLITWLGLLFLGGWAAWQSRETMTADRKIGVENVVESAYGVVADYAAQVDSHQLTLEQAQQQAKAKLAAMRYPGNGYMIITTAHPVVIMHPVLADLRMKDVSDYKDTDGKLLFVEMVKVAQANGQGFVPYMARMPGKSEHVPKISFVKRFAPWDWYLISGVYVNDINDAFKVSLLQYLIVILLIGGMSSAALVLIIRNVKHSLGGEPEYAATVAEGIANGDLSHEVVLSAADTGSMLSAMQRMQQRLADTVRSIRGGTETITVAAQQIAAGNHDLSARTEQQASSISETAASMEQLTATVKQNAENAHQANKMAANASLIASEGGTAVQQVVVTMQSIAASSTRVVDIISVIEGIAFQTNILALNAAVEAARAGEEGRGFAVVAGEVRNLARRSADAAKEIKSLIEESTGKVDDGKALVERAGTTMHSLVQAVQRVTDIIGEISVASEEQSRGIEQVNIAIAQMDETTQQNAAMVEQATAAAQSMQEQAQMLRDTVNVFRLASV; the protein is encoded by the coding sequence TTGGACCGTCTCAGTTTGAACACCAAATTATGGCTGGCGCTGCTCATTACCTGGCTTGGCCTCCTGTTCCTCGGCGGATGGGCTGCGTGGCAGTCGCGCGAAACCATGACCGCGGATCGCAAGATCGGCGTTGAAAACGTGGTCGAGTCGGCTTACGGCGTTGTTGCAGATTACGCCGCTCAGGTGGACAGCCATCAACTGACGCTGGAGCAGGCCCAGCAGCAGGCCAAGGCGAAGCTTGCCGCCATGCGCTATCCGGGCAACGGTTACATGATCATTACGACCGCGCACCCGGTGGTCATCATGCATCCGGTGCTTGCCGATCTACGCATGAAGGACGTGAGCGACTACAAGGATACGGACGGCAAGCTTTTGTTTGTCGAGATGGTCAAGGTAGCCCAGGCCAATGGACAGGGTTTCGTGCCGTACATGGCACGCATGCCGGGCAAATCAGAACACGTCCCCAAGATCAGCTTCGTCAAGCGGTTTGCGCCGTGGGACTGGTACCTGATCTCGGGCGTGTACGTGAACGATATCAACGACGCGTTCAAGGTCAGCCTGTTGCAATACCTGATCGTGATCCTGTTGATTGGCGGCATGAGTTCCGCGGCGCTGGTGTTGATCATCCGTAATGTGAAGCACAGTCTGGGCGGCGAACCTGAGTATGCCGCCACTGTCGCCGAGGGCATCGCGAACGGTGACCTGTCGCATGAAGTCGTGCTGAGCGCAGCGGATACGGGCAGCATGTTGTCCGCGATGCAACGCATGCAGCAACGCCTCGCCGATACCGTCAGGAGCATTCGCGGCGGTACTGAAACCATTACCGTCGCCGCCCAGCAGATCGCGGCGGGCAATCACGATCTCTCTGCACGTACCGAGCAGCAGGCGTCGTCGATCAGCGAAACCGCGGCGAGCATGGAACAGCTCACCGCGACCGTGAAACAGAACGCTGAGAACGCGCATCAGGCGAACAAGATGGCGGCGAACGCATCGCTGATCGCAAGCGAAGGCGGGACGGCGGTGCAGCAGGTTGTCGTGACGATGCAAAGCATTGCAGCCAGCTCCACGCGCGTGGTCGACATCATCTCCGTGATCGAAGGTATCGCTTTCCAGACGAATATTCTCGCGCTCAACGCGGCGGTTGAGGCAGCGCGTGCAGGCGAGGAAGGGCGTGGTTTTGCTGTAGTGGCGGGCGAAGTGCGTAATCTGGCACGCCGCAGCGCGGACGCGGCCAAGGAGATCAAGAGCCTGATCGAAGAGTCCACCGGCAAGGTCGATGACGGCAAGGCGCTGGTGGAACGTGCCGGTACGACCATGCACTCGCTGGTTCAGGCTGTGCAGCGTGTCACGGATATCATCGGCGAGATTTCAGTGGCGTCTGAAGAGCAGAGCCGCGGCATTGAGCAAGTGAATATTGCCATTGCTCAAATGGACGAAACGACTCAGCAAAATGCAGCGATGGTCGAACAAGCGACGGCTGCCGCTCAGTCGATGCAAGAGCAGGCCCAGATGCTTCGCGACACCGTCAACGTGTTCCGGTTGGCGAGCGTGTGA
- the phaP gene encoding TIGR01841 family phasin (Members of this family are phasins (small proteins associated with inclusions such as PHA granules). Note that several different families of phasins have been named PhaP despite very little sequence similarity to each other.), producing MSLFSPEQIAATQKNNLDISLGLLNTAFEGFRKLVELNLQAFKSTLVESQDAVREALSFKDPQELAALHVRLLQPATDKIQSYNRQVFAIVAATQTEVAKVAEMQYETHNREVQTLVESLGRSAPVGSEAAVVALRSITTAANTLYETLQRTTQQAVDVAESNFHAVTGTASKAAQRGIEQTSRVAQK from the coding sequence ATGAGTTTGTTTTCACCCGAGCAAATCGCAGCCACACAAAAAAACAATCTTGATATTTCGCTGGGACTGCTCAACACGGCGTTCGAAGGATTTCGAAAGCTCGTCGAGTTGAACCTGCAAGCGTTCAAATCAACGCTTGTCGAAAGCCAGGACGCCGTTCGCGAGGCGCTGTCATTTAAAGACCCGCAAGAATTGGCTGCGTTGCATGTCCGGCTATTGCAGCCGGCCACAGACAAGATCCAGTCATACAACCGTCAGGTGTTCGCCATTGTGGCCGCGACCCAGACCGAAGTCGCAAAGGTCGCCGAGATGCAATATGAAACACATAACCGCGAGGTGCAAACGCTGGTCGAGAGCCTCGGGCGGAGCGCGCCGGTTGGATCCGAAGCTGCGGTCGTCGCGTTGAGGTCGATCACGACTGCCGCCAATACGTTGTACGAAACACTTCAACGTACCACCCAGCAGGCGGTTGACGTTGCTGAAAGCAATTTTCATGCAGTAACGGGCACTGCGTCGAAAGCGGCCCAGCGCGGTATCGAGCAAACGTCGCGGGTGGCACAGAAATAG
- a CDS encoding DUF2934 domain-containing protein, with amino-acid sequence MSRSIHQTTKFHLEALTLAQRIRTRAAELWKQDGCLEGCADEYWRQARQLVELEVDMEAAVTGNGRAAE; translated from the coding sequence ATGAGCAGATCCATTCATCAAACAACGAAATTTCACTTGGAAGCGCTTACCCTGGCGCAGCGCATTAGGACGCGCGCCGCTGAACTTTGGAAGCAAGATGGCTGTCTTGAGGGCTGCGCTGATGAATACTGGAGACAAGCGCGACAACTCGTTGAACTCGAGGTGGACATGGAGGCCGCGGTAACCGGTAATGGGCGCGCGGCAGAATAA
- a CDS encoding co-chaperone YbbN, whose amino-acid sequence MTSQSFTASRTASERAVSSALVCGTGAELLISRAPVTLRQVDFDQFVAGNGLPVVVIFWARWCSLSKAMTSHFNAGARRFAGQALFAKVEADEEPHLAERFQIRSVPAIILFGNGQEADRHSGAMSADQLDLWLRPHLEMMKAQGLSPEDATLRFAEYQDAREHNIPR is encoded by the coding sequence ATGACCAGCCAAAGCTTCACGGCAAGTCGAACGGCGTCCGAACGGGCGGTCAGCAGCGCCCTGGTGTGCGGGACAGGTGCGGAGCTGTTGATCAGCCGAGCACCGGTGACACTTCGGCAAGTTGACTTCGACCAATTTGTCGCCGGCAACGGGCTGCCGGTCGTCGTCATTTTCTGGGCGCGATGGTGCAGCCTGTCCAAGGCAATGACGTCGCACTTTAACGCTGGCGCGCGCAGGTTCGCTGGGCAGGCGTTGTTCGCAAAGGTGGAAGCGGACGAGGAACCACATCTCGCGGAGCGCTTCCAAATTCGCAGCGTCCCGGCCATCATCCTCTTTGGCAATGGCCAGGAAGCAGATCGTCACAGTGGTGCCATGAGTGCTGATCAACTCGATCTGTGGCTGCGCCCTCATCTCGAGATGATGAAGGCGCAAGGACTATCGCCCGAAGATGCCACATTACGATTCGCAGAATATCAGGACGCGCGGGAACACAATATTCCGCGGTAA